A window of Castanea sativa cultivar Marrone di Chiusa Pesio chromosome 1, ASM4071231v1 contains these coding sequences:
- the LOC142622029 gene encoding glycylpeptide N-tetradecanoyltransferase 1 yields MGDNKSPSGSSKENPDNDSDANPLAKDDSSLETIVRKFQDSMSVKKHKFWETQPVGQFKEVGDSSLPEGPIEPPMPLSEVKQEPYNLPTPYEWTTCDMDSEDTCLEVYNLLKNNYVEDDENMFRFNYSKEFLRWALRPPGYFRSWHIGVRAKSSKKLVAFITGVPARIRVRDEVVRMAEINFLCVHKKLRSKRLAPVMIKEVTRRVHLENIWQAAYTAGVVLPTPITTCQYWHRSLNPKKLIDVGFSRLGARMTMSRTIKLYKLPDSPVTPGFRKMELRDVPAVTRLLRNYLSQFVVAPDFDEDDVEHWLLPSENVVDSYLVESPETYEITDFCSFYTLPSSILGNQTYSTLKAAYSYYNVSTKTPLLQLMNDALIVAKQKDYDVFNALDVMQNESFLKELKFGPGDGQLHYYLYNYRIRRDLKPSELGLVLL; encoded by the coding sequence ATGGGTGATAACAAATCTCCTAGTGGGTCTTCTAAAGAGAACCCAGATAATGATTCTGATGCAAACCCACTTGCCAAGGATGATAGCTCATTGGAAACTATAGTAAGAAAATTCCAAGACTCAATGTCCGTCAAGAAGCATAAGTTTTGGGAAACACAGCCTGTTGGACAATTCAAGGAGGTTGGCGACTCAAGTTTGCCCGAGGGCCCGATTGAGCCCCCGATGCCATTATCTGAAGTCAAACAAGAACCTTATAATCTTCCAACTCCTTATGAATGGACCACTTGTGACATGGATTCTGAGGATACTTGCCTTGAGGTTTACAATTTGTTGAAGAATAATTATGTTGAGGATGATGAGAACATGTTTAGATTCAATTACTCCAAGGAATTTCTTAGGTGGGCACTGCGTCCTCCTGGTTATTTCAGGAGCTGGCATATTGGTGTTCGTGCCAAATCTTCGAAGAAACTGGTTGCTTTTATTACTGGTGTCCCAGCCAGAATTCGGGTTCGTGATGAGGTTGTGAGAATGGCTGAGATTAATTTCTTGTGTGTTCATAAGAAGCTTAGATCGAAGAGACTTGCACCTGTTATGATCAAGGAAGTCACTAGGAGAGTTCACTTGGAGAATATTTGGCAAGCAGCTTACACAGCTGGAGTCGTTCTTCCAACACCAATTACAACTTGCCAGTATTGGCATAGGTCTTTGAACCCAAAGAAGCTCATTGATGTTGGGTTTTCAAGGCTTGGCGCAAGGATGACAATGAGCCGAACCATAAAACTTTACAAGTTGCCAGATTCACCAGTGACCCCTGGATTTAGAAAAATGGAACTTAGAGATGTTCCTGCTGTTACTCGGTTGCTTAGGAACTATTTGAGCCAGTTTGTGGTTGCACCTGATTTTGACGAAGATGATGTGGAGCATTGGCTTCTTCCAAGTGAGAATGTGGTGGATAGTTACTTGGTTGAGAGCCCCGAGACTTATGAGATCACTGATTTCTGTAGCTTCTACACGCTTCCTTCGTCTATCCTTGGCAATCAGACTTACTCGACTTTGAAAGCAGCATATTCTTACTATAATGTCTCCACAAAGACTCCGTTGCTTCAATTGATGAATGATGCTCTTATTGTAGCAAAACAAAAGGATTATGATGTTTTCAATGCATTGGATGTCATGCAGAATGAGTCTTTCCTGAAAGAACTGAAATTTGGACCAGGAGATGGGCAACTTCACTACTATCTTTATAACTACCGGATTAGGCGTGATTTGAAGCCATCTGAACTTGGTCTTGTGCTTTTGTAG